One segment of Desulfosudis oleivorans Hxd3 DNA contains the following:
- a CDS encoding type I restriction endonuclease subunit R, giving the protein MGRLSELKGVEKPVTEWLSKMGWTFQSNEGLKVYNRPFSNPVIAQILVEKVAAINGASTDVAETAVDQLLQHLNNPSPIIGNENFLEKLVKGITLSVEGEDRDFYFIDFEDIWQNSLIVTNQYWVQGFKMVKTDIVLLVNGIPLVPIEAKQRARKGTNWLEGVKQFSTYDQRADKLFMCHGFSVACNGRITKYGIPGASSSYFNEWKSTVLETGQNNPILDQDNDLCRTYLNDEDGFYHFDVERLPNGEVLERMKLGIIGLLQPARVLDIVKNFLVFERTDGKIIKKVARYQQLRAANKIVHRVAESDLKQGVIWHTQGSGKSLTMLYTAYKLRNTPGLDDPTVYIVVDRKDLREQIGGTFDDCAFPNARPVYNIGDLKHIIDKAPAGVFITTVQKFQELGNRQDTRDNIIILIDEAHRTQYGDFQIELQNVLPNARRFAFTGTPIPKTYQEFGAKKDKGTQEYYLDKYGILDAIEDGATVPIRYTFGPQEWFLDKEKLKQGYDEITADLTEDEKRLVEKRVQAWKVFLKHEDRIKVLAKDIAEDFKSVVEPQGFKAQVVACDKEACVLYYNELLKYFDRSELTIIFSTGNYEEGERYELFKDHYKEDKERRQLIANFKKRITPDEQREGNNLKIIIVCNMLLTGFDAPIEQTMYLDSPIRDHNLLQAVARTNRPYDDRVSKLSKEFGRIVDYIGVFENYKEALNYDPEDIGEFEDVESLVDQFPNVLEAAFEPFKDIKLKDTYECSMEIVRKLTELDQGKFEQDYREVLQLWEAISPHPKLRDHQKKYRWLNEIYEIYLEEFKRLDFNSEIYAAKTRKLIQESAKLINFKGHLPEVKIDSNYLNELKETKLSPSDKAEKLIRDIETVIRRNEANSAAYVEFQNRLEELIKKKQEKSETIEQLLLELGELYRELDDIATLPQRMGFEDKGTFEIFTLIKNARTTDFHEELTREFAKDVVDSVIRKKVYIGWQDVANEVNRLRVNIEIFAAADNYQQLAIDDDAQLMDAIMVGVVKNFGLK; this is encoded by the coding sequence ATGGGCAGGCTTTCAGAACTCAAAGGCGTTGAAAAACCGGTCACGGAATGGCTCAGCAAAATGGGCTGGACATTCCAGAGTAATGAAGGCCTGAAGGTTTACAACCGTCCTTTTTCAAATCCGGTCATTGCGCAGATTTTGGTTGAAAAAGTTGCCGCCATTAACGGTGCCTCTACAGATGTGGCGGAAACCGCCGTGGATCAGTTACTGCAGCACCTGAACAACCCCAGTCCGATTATCGGTAACGAAAACTTTCTCGAAAAGCTGGTGAAAGGCATCACGCTGTCGGTGGAAGGTGAAGATCGGGATTTTTATTTTATCGACTTTGAGGACATCTGGCAGAACAGTTTGATTGTTACCAATCAGTATTGGGTTCAGGGTTTCAAGATGGTGAAGACGGATATTGTTCTCTTGGTGAACGGTATTCCACTGGTGCCTATTGAGGCCAAGCAGCGGGCACGTAAGGGAACCAACTGGCTGGAAGGTGTGAAGCAGTTTTCCACTTATGACCAGCGGGCGGATAAGCTGTTTATGTGTCATGGGTTTAGCGTGGCCTGCAATGGGCGCATCACCAAATACGGCATCCCCGGCGCCTCCTCATCCTATTTCAATGAGTGGAAAAGTACGGTGTTGGAAACGGGTCAAAACAATCCGATTTTAGATCAAGATAATGACCTCTGCCGAACCTATCTGAATGATGAAGACGGGTTTTATCATTTTGATGTGGAACGATTGCCCAATGGTGAGGTGCTGGAGCGTATGAAGCTGGGGATTATCGGCCTGCTGCAACCGGCCCGTGTGTTGGACATCGTGAAAAATTTTCTGGTCTTTGAGCGGACGGACGGCAAAATCATCAAGAAGGTGGCACGGTATCAGCAGCTTCGTGCTGCCAACAAGATTGTTCACCGGGTTGCAGAGTCCGATTTGAAGCAGGGGGTTATCTGGCACACCCAAGGATCAGGCAAAAGCCTGACCATGCTTTATACCGCCTATAAACTCCGCAACACGCCGGGGCTTGATGATCCGACGGTCTATATCGTTGTTGACCGCAAGGATCTTCGTGAGCAGATCGGTGGCACCTTTGATGACTGCGCTTTCCCCAATGCCCGACCGGTTTATAACATTGGTGACTTGAAACACATCATTGATAAGGCTCCGGCCGGGGTCTTTATAACCACGGTACAAAAATTCCAGGAGTTGGGAAACCGGCAGGATACCCGGGACAATATCATTATCCTGATTGATGAGGCGCATCGAACGCAGTACGGTGATTTTCAGATCGAACTCCAGAATGTGCTCCCCAATGCCCGGCGTTTTGCTTTCACGGGGACTCCGATACCAAAAACATATCAGGAATTTGGTGCAAAGAAAGATAAAGGTACACAAGAGTATTATCTCGACAAGTACGGAATTCTGGATGCGATTGAGGATGGTGCAACGGTTCCGATTCGATATACCTTCGGCCCACAGGAATGGTTCCTTGATAAGGAGAAGCTCAAGCAGGGGTATGACGAAATCACCGCAGATTTAACGGAGGATGAAAAAAGGCTGGTAGAAAAGCGGGTCCAGGCATGGAAGGTCTTTTTGAAGCACGAAGACCGGATAAAGGTTCTGGCAAAGGACATTGCGGAGGATTTCAAAAGTGTGGTGGAGCCCCAAGGCTTCAAAGCACAAGTCGTTGCCTGCGATAAGGAGGCCTGTGTGCTCTACTATAATGAGCTTTTAAAATACTTTGATCGATCCGAACTGACGATCATTTTTTCCACCGGCAATTATGAAGAAGGTGAAAGGTATGAACTATTCAAGGACCATTACAAAGAGGACAAAGAGCGCCGTCAATTAATCGCCAACTTCAAAAAACGCATCACTCCTGATGAACAGCGTGAAGGAAATAACCTTAAAATTATCATCGTTTGTAACATGCTCTTAACCGGCTTTGATGCACCGATTGAACAGACCATGTATCTGGATAGCCCAATCAGGGACCATAACCTGTTACAGGCCGTCGCCCGAACCAACCGCCCCTATGACGATAGGGTTTCGAAGCTATCCAAGGAATTTGGACGCATCGTTGACTATATTGGCGTATTTGAGAACTACAAAGAAGCGCTGAATTATGATCCGGAGGATATCGGAGAATTTGAGGATGTTGAAAGCCTTGTCGATCAGTTTCCAAACGTGCTGGAAGCCGCCTTTGAGCCATTTAAAGATATCAAGCTTAAAGACACCTATGAATGCTCAATGGAGATTGTTCGCAAGCTCACCGAGCTGGATCAGGGCAAGTTTGAACAGGATTACAGGGAAGTGCTTCAGTTATGGGAAGCTATTTCACCTCATCCGAAGCTTCGAGATCATCAAAAAAAATATCGGTGGCTCAACGAGATTTATGAGATTTACCTTGAAGAGTTCAAACGCCTCGATTTTAACTCGGAGATATATGCGGCCAAAACCAGAAAATTGATCCAGGAAAGTGCTAAACTGATCAACTTTAAAGGCCACCTGCCTGAGGTTAAAATTGATTCCAACTATTTGAACGAATTAAAAGAGACAAAGCTCTCTCCGTCTGATAAAGCGGAAAAGCTTATTCGCGATATTGAAACCGTGATTCGGAGAAATGAAGCGAACAGTGCTGCGTATGTTGAGTTCCAGAACCGACTGGAAGAACTTATTAAAAAGAAACAGGAAAAGAGTGAAACGATTGAACAGCTTTTGCTTGAGTTGGGTGAACTCTACAGAGAACTGGATGATATCGCAACGCTGCCGCAGAGAATGGGGTTTGAAGATAAGGGGACGTTTGAAATCTTCACCCTTATTAAAAATGCTCGAACCACTGACTTTCATGAAGAACTAACCAGAGAGTTCGCGAAAGATGTTGTCGATTCGGTTATTCGCAAGAAGGTTTATATCGGCTGGCAGGATGTGGCGAATGAGGTCAATAGACTGCGCGTAAACATTGAAATCTTTGCGGCTGCAGACAACTACCAGCAGTTGGCCATTGATGATGATGCACAGCTTATGGATGCCATTATGGTGGGTGTTGTGAAAAACTTTGGGTTGAAATGA
- a CDS encoding M48 family metallopeptidase — MMMPENHTLQKKDIKHARIKVAEDGHVRVLVPHSFTDDDISALLTKKSKWIAKQRAFFNKKSRIELARNQLLLFGNRYSYFYDDTYSRKILIDHSFKTIRAKKDLLDPAIQKKWYKHEARKYLVSRTEDLAERLHFKYKAIYIRDQKTKLGNCSYDRNISLNWRLIKAPTLISDYIIIHELVHTKIMNHSGKFWTLLKSLYPYYKDAMNWLDKYGNCL, encoded by the coding sequence ATGATGATGCCGGAAAATCATACATTACAAAAAAAGGACATAAAGCATGCCCGGATAAAGGTCGCTGAAGACGGGCATGTAAGGGTGCTGGTTCCCCATTCCTTTACGGATGATGATATTTCGGCGCTCCTAACTAAAAAATCTAAATGGATTGCCAAACAACGAGCCTTTTTCAACAAGAAGTCTCGCATTGAGCTGGCGCGGAACCAATTGCTTTTGTTCGGTAACCGATATTCTTATTTTTACGATGATACATATAGCCGAAAAATTTTGATTGATCACAGCTTTAAAACCATCCGGGCCAAAAAGGATCTTCTTGATCCTGCAATTCAAAAGAAGTGGTACAAACACGAAGCCAGAAAGTACTTAGTAAGCAGGACTGAGGACTTGGCAGAAAGGCTACACTTTAAATACAAAGCAATTTACATCAGGGATCAAAAAACCAAGCTGGGAAACTGTTCCTATGATCGCAACATTTCCCTGAATTGGCGGCTGATTAAGGCCCCAACCCTGATTTCTGACTATATTATTATTCATGAGCTTGTTCACACTAAAATAATGAACCATTCAGGTAAATTCTGGACGCTACTGAAGTCGTTATATCCCTATTACAAGGATGCGATGAATTGGCTCGATAAATATGGAAATTGCTTATGA
- a CDS encoding restriction endonuclease subunit S translates to MNFISDKFKNLIEYKSGYTWSKEQENSKFVDGSVRVLTVTNIQEKLDLGSELYLTQVTKNDRERKAASKGWSIAVSSNGNRKRIGNAVFINDDTDYLFASFLTGFIPKDPDTVLPKYFFYWLSSHPIQERITSVSEGTTGLGNLDIRFLRNMDFEYPKNTSEQKAIAGILSKVDAVIEAVENSIKAAERLKKSLMQNLLTGKLKPDGTWRSEDDFYMDEKFGKVPKGWEVKPVGGKSLCNINPNYNFTKGEQYDFIPMDAINDDFRGLGYLVTKKVDGGGYTRFRIGDILFAKITPCTENGKVALIEKMNTTVGFASTEFIIFQPKETIDNQFYFYLLSSDRVHNLSVSLMEGTTGRQRVPWKIFKNRILAPIPIDLDEQRNIAKRLKVIEKLNVCKYSKIQSLKNLKKSLMQNLLTGKVRVDVAKINKLLEEM, encoded by the coding sequence ATGAACTTTATTTCGGATAAATTTAAAAATCTTATTGAGTATAAGTCTGGATACACTTGGTCTAAAGAACAAGAAAACTCAAAATTTGTAGATGGCTCAGTTCGTGTTCTTACAGTGACCAACATTCAAGAAAAATTGGACTTGGGAAGCGAGCTTTATCTAACCCAAGTGACCAAAAATGATAGAGAAAGAAAAGCTGCTTCAAAAGGTTGGTCAATCGCTGTCAGCTCCAATGGGAATAGAAAGAGAATTGGTAATGCTGTTTTTATTAACGATGATACTGACTACTTGTTTGCCTCTTTTTTGACAGGGTTTATCCCCAAAGACCCAGACACCGTATTACCAAAATATTTCTTCTACTGGCTCTCATCACACCCAATACAGGAAAGAATCACCTCTGTGTCTGAAGGTACTACCGGCTTGGGTAACCTCGATATTCGTTTTCTAAGGAATATGGATTTTGAATATCCTAAAAACACATCCGAACAAAAAGCCATTGCCGGGATTCTTTCCAAAGTGGATGCAGTCATTGAAGCGGTGGAAAACAGTATCAAGGCTGCGGAGCGTCTTAAAAAATCACTGATGCAAAACCTGCTCACCGGAAAGCTGAAGCCCGATGGAACGTGGCGCAGTGAGGATGATTTTTATATGGATGAGAAATTTGGCAAGGTGCCTAAGGGATGGGAAGTAAAACCTGTGGGGGGCAAAAGTCTGTGTAATATCAATCCCAACTACAATTTTACCAAAGGTGAGCAATATGATTTCATCCCAATGGATGCTATTAATGATGACTTTCGCGGTCTTGGGTATTTGGTTACCAAAAAGGTGGATGGTGGTGGATATACGCGTTTTCGTATAGGTGACATTCTTTTCGCAAAAATTACGCCTTGTACAGAGAATGGCAAAGTTGCCCTAATCGAAAAAATGAATACGACAGTTGGTTTTGCATCAACTGAATTTATTATATTTCAACCCAAAGAAACCATAGACAATCAGTTTTATTTCTATCTGCTTTCAAGTGACAGGGTTCATAATTTATCAGTTTCTTTGATGGAAGGAACTACTGGTAGGCAAAGGGTCCCGTGGAAGATATTTAAAAACCGAATATTAGCTCCTATTCCGATTGACTTGGACGAACAGAGGAATATTGCTAAGCGATTAAAGGTAATTGAAAAGTTAAACGTTTGCAAATATTCAAAAATCCAATCCCTAAAAAACCTGAAGAAATCTCTGATGCAAAATTTATTGACCGGCAAGGTGCGGGTGGATGTGGCAAAAATCAATAAGCTACTTGAGGAGATGTAA